Proteins encoded together in one Kutzneria kofuensis window:
- a CDS encoding response regulator transcription factor, protein MTGRVLVVDDDETVRDVVRRYLERDGHEVVVAGDGESALQLVAKQLPDLIVLDLMLPGIDGLEVCRRLRQRHSVPIVMLTALGEEEDRVVGLQLGADDYVTKPFSPRELALRVGSVLRRAKGVPSGPSMGVIEDGDLRLDTVARSATLNGSPLSLTTREFDLLVFFMVNPGQAFSRPQLLERVWGWDFGDQSTVTVHVRRLREKIEQDPANPKRIVTVWGVGYRFDGMR, encoded by the coding sequence ATGACTGGACGGGTCCTGGTCGTCGACGACGACGAGACGGTGCGCGACGTGGTGCGCCGCTACCTGGAGCGCGACGGACACGAGGTGGTCGTCGCCGGAGACGGAGAGAGCGCTCTCCAACTGGTCGCCAAGCAGCTGCCCGACCTGATCGTGCTGGACCTGATGCTGCCCGGCATCGACGGCCTCGAGGTGTGCCGGCGGCTCCGGCAGCGCCACTCGGTGCCGATCGTCATGCTCACCGCGCTCGGCGAGGAGGAGGACCGCGTCGTCGGGCTCCAGCTCGGCGCGGACGACTACGTCACCAAGCCGTTCAGCCCCCGCGAGCTGGCGCTGCGCGTCGGCTCGGTGCTGCGGCGCGCCAAGGGCGTGCCGTCGGGGCCGTCGATGGGCGTCATCGAGGACGGAGATCTGCGGCTGGACACCGTAGCCCGCAGCGCGACCCTGAACGGCTCCCCGTTGTCGTTGACCACACGGGAGTTCGACCTGCTGGTGTTCTTCATGGTCAACCCCGGCCAGGCGTTCAGCCGACCTCAGCTGCTGGAACGCGTGTGGGGTTGGGACTTCGGCGATCAGTCCACTGTGACCGTCCATGTGCGACGGTTGCGGGAGAAGATCGAGCAGGACCCGGCCAACCCCAAGCGGATCGTCACCGTCTGGGGCGTCGGCTACCGCTTCGACGGGATGAGGTGA
- a CDS encoding glycosyltransferase family 2 protein: MDTVDVVLPCLDEALALPAVLTALPPGYRAIVVDNGSSDGSPEVAAAHGAMVVRESRRGYGAAVHTGLEHATADIVCFLDADGSLNPRQLPALVRTVQGGADMAVGRRIPQGRGSWPWHARLGNRILAALMRKRGLKVRDIAPMRAVRRERLLALQVEDRAFGYPLELLIRAAEANWRVVESDVTYRPRTAGTKSKVSGSVRGTLRAVHDMAGVLR; encoded by the coding sequence GTGGATACCGTCGATGTGGTGCTGCCGTGCCTGGACGAGGCATTGGCGCTGCCGGCCGTGCTGACCGCGCTGCCACCGGGATATCGCGCGATCGTCGTCGACAACGGATCGTCGGACGGCTCGCCGGAAGTCGCCGCGGCGCACGGCGCAATGGTCGTGCGTGAATCGCGGCGCGGTTATGGCGCCGCCGTGCACACCGGCTTGGAGCACGCGACCGCCGACATCGTCTGCTTCCTGGACGCCGACGGGTCGTTGAACCCCCGGCAGTTGCCGGCGCTCGTGCGCACAGTGCAAGGCGGCGCGGATATGGCCGTGGGACGGCGAATTCCGCAGGGACGTGGCAGTTGGCCGTGGCATGCCCGTCTGGGCAACCGAATTCTCGCCGCGCTGATGCGGAAACGGGGACTCAAGGTGAGGGACATCGCGCCGATGCGGGCCGTCCGCCGCGAGCGACTGCTGGCTCTCCAGGTCGAGGACCGGGCCTTCGGCTATCCGCTCGAACTGCTCATCCGTGCCGCCGAGGCGAACTGGCGGGTCGTCGAGTCGGACGTCACGTACCGGCCGCGGACCGCCGGCACGAAGTCCAAGGTTTCCGGTTCGGTGCGCGGGACTCTGCGGGCCGTGCACGACATGGCGGGGGTGCTCCGATGA
- a CDS encoding TIGR04282 family arsenosugar biosynthesis glycosyltransferase — protein MTDRACVLVVAKAPVSGLAKTRLTPAATPEQAAEVAAASLLDTLDAVLSVPRVRRVVAMTGDLEKAARSAELRRMLRWFDVIPQRGNDFAERLANAHHDVADLPVVQIGMDTPQVTPWLLGSAVVSTLAGDAALGLAEDGGWWALGLKDPLHAMALRRVPMSQPDTGSRTLDALHDLDLQVSPLPVLSDVDTIEDARRVAALLPRSRFAAAVSVVRQPVS, from the coding sequence ATGACCGATCGTGCCTGCGTGCTGGTGGTGGCGAAGGCCCCGGTGTCGGGTCTGGCCAAGACCCGGCTGACTCCGGCCGCGACGCCGGAGCAGGCCGCCGAGGTGGCCGCCGCGTCGTTGCTGGACACGCTGGATGCCGTGTTGTCGGTGCCGCGCGTCCGGCGAGTCGTCGCGATGACCGGCGACCTCGAGAAGGCGGCGCGGTCCGCCGAGCTGCGCCGGATGTTGCGTTGGTTCGACGTGATTCCCCAGCGCGGCAACGACTTCGCCGAACGACTTGCGAACGCGCATCACGACGTCGCCGACCTGCCGGTGGTGCAGATCGGCATGGACACGCCGCAGGTGACGCCCTGGCTGCTCGGCTCGGCGGTCGTCAGCACGCTCGCCGGCGACGCCGCGCTCGGCCTCGCCGAGGACGGCGGCTGGTGGGCGCTCGGTCTGAAGGATCCGTTGCACGCCATGGCCCTGCGCCGTGTCCCGATGTCGCAGCCGGACACCGGGAGCCGAACCCTGGACGCGTTGCACGACCTGGATCTGCAGGTCTCGCCGCTGCCGGTCTTGTCCGACGTGGACACGATCGAGGACGCGAGAAGGGTGGCGGCGTTGTTGCCGCGCAGCAGGTTCGCGGCCGCGGTCAGTGTGGTGAGGCAGCCCGTCTCGTGA
- a CDS encoding class I SAM-dependent methyltransferase has translation MTTTEFDPGLLGEHCWLECANGERVMLPVTRWQELDSTDEPLLAACLGPTLDVGCGPGRLVEALTRRGVIALGVDVSPIAVELTQARGAPALCRDVFERIPGEGRWRHVLLADGNIGIGGDPVALLRRAHELLRPDGSVLAELDPPGTGLRRQQVRLSSVDSSGGWFDWARLGPDGLERTAGEAGLEIRWLTERGGRWFAELQRH, from the coding sequence GTGACCACCACCGAGTTCGATCCCGGGCTGCTCGGCGAGCACTGCTGGCTGGAGTGCGCGAACGGGGAGCGAGTGATGCTGCCGGTGACCAGGTGGCAGGAGCTGGACAGCACGGACGAGCCGCTGCTGGCCGCGTGTCTCGGGCCGACGCTGGACGTCGGCTGTGGGCCGGGTCGGCTGGTCGAGGCGCTGACGCGGCGCGGCGTGATCGCGCTCGGCGTGGACGTCTCGCCGATCGCCGTCGAGCTGACCCAGGCCCGCGGCGCGCCCGCGCTGTGCCGGGACGTGTTCGAACGCATCCCCGGCGAAGGCCGCTGGCGGCATGTTCTGTTGGCCGACGGCAACATCGGCATCGGCGGCGACCCGGTCGCGTTGCTACGCAGGGCCCACGAGCTACTCCGGCCCGACGGCAGTGTGCTGGCCGAACTCGATCCGCCCGGCACCGGCCTGCGCCGCCAGCAGGTTCGACTGTCCAGCGTGGACAGCAGCGGCGGCTGGTTCGACTGGGCCCGGCTCGGCCCGGACGGGTTGGAGCGCACAGCCGGCGAGGCCGGCTTGGAGATTCGATGGTTGACGGAAAGGGGCGGCCGGTGGTTCGCCGAGCTCCAGCGGCACTGA
- a CDS encoding molybdopterin-dependent oxidoreductase, translating into MQDKAFGLLRFKSLVHDPRVTSRIGTWLGIAFTVCFVTGVISHFIQHPASWFSWPSRPVNLYRITQGAHVISGVAAIPLLIAKLWTVYPKLFERPAVKSVLHALERISILVLAGAAFFELASGTFNAAQNYPWSFFFTTAHYAVAWIAFGSLLVHIAVKLPLIRESLGKREIDVSRRAFLRTTWLTSGVAVLVFGGSTIPFLRNVSALSERSNGGLQGLPVNRTAKEANVNTVDSSWRLEVVGPNGTSTFSREQLQSMRQTTAELPIACVEGWSQTATWTGVPVMDLLAAVGAPAGASIRVSSLEKGGLYNSTTLPGTHTSDPLTLLALRLEGKVLDLDHGYPCRIIAPSRPGVLQTKWVRRLEVIT; encoded by the coding sequence CTGCAGGACAAGGCGTTCGGGCTGCTGAGGTTCAAGAGCCTGGTGCACGATCCGCGGGTCACCTCACGCATCGGAACCTGGCTGGGCATCGCCTTCACGGTCTGCTTCGTCACGGGCGTGATCAGCCACTTCATCCAGCACCCGGCGAGTTGGTTCTCCTGGCCGAGCCGGCCGGTCAACCTGTACCGGATCACGCAGGGGGCGCACGTCATCTCCGGCGTGGCGGCGATTCCGTTGCTCATCGCCAAGCTGTGGACGGTCTACCCGAAGCTGTTCGAACGGCCGGCGGTGAAGTCGGTGCTGCACGCGCTGGAGCGGATCTCCATTCTGGTGCTGGCCGGCGCGGCGTTCTTCGAACTGGCCTCCGGCACGTTCAACGCGGCGCAGAACTACCCGTGGAGCTTCTTCTTCACCACGGCGCACTATGCGGTCGCGTGGATCGCGTTCGGCTCGCTGCTGGTGCACATCGCGGTGAAGCTGCCGCTGATCCGGGAATCGCTGGGCAAACGCGAGATCGACGTGAGCCGCCGGGCGTTCCTGCGCACGACGTGGCTGACCAGCGGCGTCGCCGTGCTGGTGTTCGGCGGCAGCACGATTCCGTTCCTGCGCAACGTGTCCGCCCTGTCGGAGCGGTCCAACGGCGGCCTGCAGGGGCTGCCGGTGAACCGCACCGCCAAGGAGGCCAACGTGAACACGGTCGATTCGAGCTGGCGGCTGGAGGTCGTCGGCCCCAACGGCACCTCGACGTTCTCCCGCGAACAGCTCCAGTCGATGCGGCAGACCACCGCTGAGCTGCCGATCGCGTGTGTCGAGGGCTGGAGTCAGACCGCCACCTGGACCGGTGTGCCGGTGATGGACCTGCTCGCAGCGGTCGGGGCGCCGGCAGGGGCGTCGATCCGGGTCAGCTCGCTGGAGAAGGGCGGGCTGTACAACTCGACCACGTTGCCCGGCACCCACACCTCGGATCCGTTGACGCTGTTGGCATTGAGGCTGGAGGGCAAGGTGCTCGACCTCGATCACGGCTACCCGTGCCGGATCATCGCCCCGAGCCGGCCCGGTGTGCTGCAGACCAAGTGGGTTCGCCGGCTGGAGGTGATCACGTGA